The Parachlamydia acanthamoebae sequence GACGTTACTATGACCCTCAAATAGCTCGTTGGATCACTGCTGATCCCCTTGGTTATGAAGCCGGACCTAATCTATATGCATATGTAAATAACAGTCCTTTAACTAGTATTGATTTATTTGGTCTTTCAGAGTGGTCTGAATTTGAAAAAGAGCAGACATTACAAGAAATGCAAGATCGAGAAACTGGATATCAGGCGAGCAAAAATTTTATTAAGGGTGTTTATAACCGACTTACAAAGGACTATTCAAATGCTCCCCCAGAAATTCTGAATGGGGAATGTTACGATAATTATTCTGCTGGCAAATTAGGTGAATATACTGTCGATGGAATATTTTTAGCAGCGGATGCCGCATTGCTGTATAGCGGCGCTGGGTTAGCCTATAACCTAGGTTCTTTTGCATTAAAAAAAGGTACACAAAGAGTGATGCTGCAAGGAATGCAAAAAATTTTGAAAGCAGAAATACTAGAAACTGCGTCGCAGGGATTTAGAAAAGCAGCAACGGCGGAGGCAAATGTCTTACTTGCAAAAGCAGCAGCCATAACTTCACCTACAGCAACAAACACTATTACAGCTACTAAGCATTTATTCCAAAAAACAATTTTATCGAAAAAAAGTACGGTTAGAACATTAGATGCAATAAGTGAACTTGGTCTTAAGAATGGGATGAGATTACCAACAAATAAAGTCTTAGAAATGGCAGAAAAATTTTTGGGAATCGGTTATAAAGAAGCAATTGCAGGAAGTGGGAGATTTGTATCAGCAGATGGCAAAAGAGTTTTTAGAATGGGGTTAAATGACCTATTAGGAAAACACTCAGGAGGACCTCATGTTAATTTTGAACTTTTAGTTCCAAATCTTAAAACAGGAAAGGT is a genomic window containing:
- a CDS encoding RHS repeat domain-containing protein — encoded protein: TNFTGHVQVLLNSKGEPVDIYRYTAFGEETIFDPSGDAKDPTTSWRFCSKRTDPETDLIYFGRRYYDPQIARWITADPLGYEAGPNLYAYVNNSPLTSIDLFGLSEWSEFEKEQTLQEMQDRETGYQASKNFIKGVYNRLTKDYSNAPPEILNGECYDNYSAGKLGEYTVDGIFLAADAALLYSGAGLAYNLGSFALKKGTQRVMLQGMQKILKAEILETASQGFRKAATAEANVLLAKAAAITSPTATNTITATKHLFQKTILSKKSTVRTLDAISELGLKNGMRLPTNKVLEMAEKFLGIGYKEAIAGSGRFVSADGKRVFRMGLNDLLGKHSGGPHVNFELLVPNLKTGKVKVGRKAHIYLTD